Proteins from a genomic interval of Thunnus maccoyii chromosome 1, fThuMac1.1, whole genome shotgun sequence:
- the mtmr10 gene encoding myotubularin-related protein 10, whose protein sequence is MFSVKPMKPTFKCYLPPVQTDVKKTIEPPIKKVEPKLLPGEIVVNEVNFVRKCISAESSQDDLWGKLICTNFKVSFIPQDAPPKQKTQLSHLLLGVHDIPLTCLEQVVTVNDTKGKKKVLGSNQKLKFNPTELILYCKDLRIIRFCFGEAGPESAKKVCLAIAHYTHPADLQLLFGFEYQGRRYHESKEERVNGSTPRGGLLTPIFDRPSDWDREIKRTGASEWRVCSINESYSISPSLPEYIVVPVSLADQDLKQYSYYFTDNRIPLWCWNHPNGSALVRMASITDQQQRRIDQKVCTAITKSHPQRSEVIRSDLDKCLPNIQDIQSAFFKVKQICVIDPFEESEERWLSSIENSRWLEYVRAFLKHSAEMVYYLDGKNASVILQEEEDRDLNCVVSSLVQLMLDPHYRSLTGFQSLVQKEWVMAGHRFLDRCNHLKKNDKVESPLFMLFLDCVWQMMNQYPAAFEFTEAYLTVLSDSMWIPLFSTFLFNSPKQRAQHLMDFARNKAIPQGEDQVVYFPPVWDWSQQFSIKDQTLFNNPMYIGKGAACVQNGEVKTFRRTKKAYSSTLRGTPASLRNGLKGGEDAMTRRGSLVSELKPDFSPVKDVESPSERFFRDWFSRPADQQGLLIPLLVPSHVALWKLFFLRWVPEACIPKGGPITAYHKLSQLVDEIEILQSHIRQYKGPSPGSTPLPSPSGPPSDQRRMYFKASSPNDPPTPPDFLTSSFPFTPMGNLCRRTVHGTPISKFLNGAKIWLSTETLADTP, encoded by the exons ATGTTTTCTGTCAAACCCATGAAACCAACCTTCAAGTGCTATCTTCCTCCTGTGCAG ACTGATGTGAAGAAAACTATCGAACCACCTATCAAAAAGGTGGAACCGAAGCTACTACCAG GAGAGATAGTAGTTAATGAGGTGAACTTTGTGAGGAAATGCATCAGCGCTGAAAGCAGCCAAGATGACCTTTGGGGCAAGTTGATATGTACCAACTTCAAGGTCTCCTTCATCCCTCAAGATGCACCACCTAAACAG AAGACCCAGCTGTCCCACCTGCTGCTTGGAGTGCATGATATCCCCCTGACATGTTTAGAGCAAGTGGTAACAG TGAACGATACAAAGGGGAAGAAAAAGGTGTTGGGCTCAAACCAGAAGCTGAAGTTTAACCCCACTGAGCTCATCCTGTATTGCAAAGACTTGCGCATTATAAGGTTCTGCTTTGGTGAGGCTGGGCCTGAGAGTGCCAAAAAG GTTTGCCTTGCTATTGCCCACTATACCCATCCAGCTGATCTTCAACTGCTGTTTGGTTTTGAGTATCAAGGGCGACGATACCATGAATCTAAAG AGGAACGAGTCAACGGCTCCACCCCACGAGGAGGATTACTGACCCCCATTTTTGACCGTCCATCTGACTGGGATCGAGAGATCAAGCGAACGGGTGCTTCAGAGTGGAGGGTGTGCTCCATCAACGAGAGTTATTCCATCTCACCAAG TCTTCCAGAGTACATTGTGGTTCCAGTTTCTCTGGCAGATCAGGATCTGAAGCAGTACTCATATTACTTCACTGATAATCGCATCCCT CTCTGGTGCTGGAATCACCCTAATGGGAGCGCTCTTGTCCGCATGGCCAGCATAACtgatcagcagcagaggaggattGATCAGAA agTCTGCACTGCCATCACAAAAAGCCACCCACAGCGCAGTGAAGTCATCAGATCAGATCTGGACAAGTGTCTGCCTAACATCCAGGACATCCAGAgtgctttttttaaagtcaaGCAGATCTGTGTCATAG ATCCTTTTGAGGAGTCTGAGGAGAGGTGGCTTTCTTCCATCGAAAACTCACGATGGCTGGAGTACGTCAG GGCCTTTCTTAAGCATTCAGCTGAGATGGTGTACTACCTGGATGGGAAGAATGCTTCAGTCATTCTCCAAG aggaagaagacagagacCTGAACTGTGTGGTGTCCTCCTTGGTGCAGCTCATGTTGGACCCTCACTATCGCAGCCTCACTGGCTTTCAGAGCTTGGTGCAGAAGGAGTGGGTGATGGCAGGCCATCGCTTCTTGGATAGATGCAACCACTTGAAGAAGAATGACAAAGTGGAG TCCCCGCTGTTCATGCTTTTCCTGGACTGCGTGTGGCAGATGATGAACCAGTACCCTGCTGCGTTCGAGTTCACAGAGGCCTATCTGACGGTCTTGAGTGACAGCATGTGGATCCCGCTCTTCAGTACTTTCCTCTTCAACTCTCCTAAACAGCGCGCTCAGCACTTGATG GACTTTGCCAGGAATAAAGCCATCCCTCAAGGGGAAGACCAGGTTGTGTATTTCCCGCCTGTTTGGGACTGGTCACAACAGTTCTCCATCAAAGACCAAACCCTCTTTAACAACCCCATGTACATAGGCAAAGGAGCCGCCTGTGTTCAGAATGGGGAGGTGAAAACCTTCAGACGCACAAAG AAGGCCTACAGTTCCACATTGCGAGGAACCCCTGCATCTCTGCGTAACGGACTGAAGGGCGGAGAGGATGCAATGACCCGGCGGGGCTCTCTGGTGTCGGAGCTAAAGCCGGATTTCTCACCAGTGAAAGACGTGGAGAGCCCATCAGAGCGATTCTTCAGGGACTGGTTCTCTCGGCCTGCTGACCAGCAGGGCCTCCTGATTCCCCTGCTTGTACCTTCACACGTGGCCCTCTGGAAGCTCTTCTTTCTACGTTGGGTTCCTGAAGCCTGCATTCCCAAAGGAGGTCCCATCACCGCCTACCACAAGCTCTCCCAACTGGTCGACGAAATCGAGATACTGCAGAGCCACATCAGGCAGTATAAGGGACCCAGTCCGGGCAGCACACCACTCCCCAGCCCAAGCGGGCCCCCTTCAGATCAAAGGAGGATGTATTTTAAGGCCAGCTCCCCAAATGACCCCCCTACACCTCCAGACTTCCTtacctcctcctttcctttcacCCCAATGGGAAACCTGTGCCGCCGCACTGTCCATGGGACTCCCATTAGCAAATTTCTGAATGGGGCGAAGATCTGGCTCTCTACAGAGACTCTCGCTGACACCCCCTGA